Proteins encoded within one genomic window of Kibdelosporangium phytohabitans:
- a CDS encoding alpha/beta hydrolase family protein, with translation MLHGYFYRAAGEGLRPTLVMHNGFDGAAEELHFFGAVGGQERGYHVLTFDGPGQPAAIHRDGLIFRPDWENVISPVLTFLTQQPGVDPARIALLGGYLAPRAAAHERRLAAVIALDGVFDAVSALTAHLPLPHDEVVRRAAAEHDEELDQLIADARAQSPTLRWACDHGRYVTGTSTDRAFLAEYARYNFHDGSAEKITCPVLVCEAAADLFYSAAEEPNPRKLYQHLTAPKKLLTFTEEEGGDAHCHPGALRLAGRASSTGSTTRSDA, from the coding sequence GTGTTGCACGGCTACTTCTACCGGGCGGCAGGCGAGGGCCTGAGGCCGACGCTGGTGATGCACAACGGCTTCGACGGCGCCGCTGAAGAGTTGCACTTCTTCGGAGCAGTCGGCGGACAGGAACGCGGCTACCACGTCCTGACCTTCGACGGCCCCGGGCAGCCTGCGGCCATCCACCGCGACGGGCTGATCTTTCGACCGGACTGGGAGAACGTGATCAGCCCCGTCCTGACCTTCCTCACCCAGCAGCCAGGCGTCGACCCCGCCCGCATCGCGCTGCTCGGCGGCTACCTGGCGCCTCGCGCGGCAGCCCATGAGCGGCGCCTCGCAGCGGTCATCGCCCTCGACGGTGTCTTCGACGCCGTCTCCGCCCTGACCGCACACCTCCCGCTGCCGCACGACGAGGTGGTCCGGCGCGCGGCAGCCGAGCACGACGAGGAACTCGACCAGCTCATCGCCGACGCCCGTGCGCAGAGCCCGACCCTGCGCTGGGCCTGCGACCATGGCCGCTACGTCACCGGGACCTCGACCGACCGGGCATTCCTGGCCGAGTATGCCCGCTACAACTTCCACGACGGAAGTGCGGAGAAGATCACCTGCCCCGTCCTGGTATGCGAAGCGGCCGCCGACCTGTTCTACTCCGCCGCCGAAGAGCCCAATCCGCGCAAGCTGTACCAGCACCTCACAGCACCGAAGAAACTCCTGACCTTCACCGAGGAGGAAGGCGGCGACGCTCACTGCCACCCCGGTGCTCTTCGCCTGGCGGGGCGCGCATCTTCGACTGGCTCGACGACACGATCTGACGCCTAG
- a CDS encoding NAD(P)-dependent sugar dehydrogenase, whose translation MQAVVNTDDGIRTIDVDEPAGPGVRLSVVAAGICGTDVLFAGIGLKGFIYGHEFTGVDDTGRPYFVEPTIHGGECEECRNGHPQRCTEPSHGNLGIFSDGGMASTVVVPEYTLLALPPQLDVKDACLIEPGAVALHALRRAQVRPGERVLVVGGGTIGLLAAAAAQDQGLDVDVDTRHDHQRDAAEHLGFGKPGDGYDVVIDAAGSDTSIARSAQAARRGGRIVPLGVYLDSIPVPGSAISQVKELSYVSSVAYGRHDGVREVEEVAAMLATKPDIARTLITHRFPIEDAREAFRVAADRRAGAIKVVIEP comes from the coding sequence ATGCAAGCGGTTGTGAACACCGACGACGGAATCCGCACCATCGATGTCGACGAGCCGGCAGGACCGGGCGTCCGGTTGTCCGTCGTCGCCGCCGGGATCTGCGGCACCGATGTCCTCTTCGCCGGTATCGGCCTCAAGGGTTTCATCTACGGCCACGAGTTCACCGGGGTGGACGACACCGGTCGGCCGTACTTCGTCGAACCAACCATTCACGGCGGTGAATGCGAGGAGTGCCGCAACGGCCACCCGCAGCGGTGCACCGAGCCCAGCCACGGAAACCTCGGTATCTTCTCCGACGGCGGTATGGCCTCGACGGTCGTGGTGCCGGAGTACACGTTGCTCGCACTGCCCCCGCAGCTGGACGTGAAAGACGCCTGCCTGATCGAGCCGGGCGCGGTCGCCTTGCACGCGCTGCGCCGCGCGCAGGTGCGACCAGGAGAACGTGTTCTCGTGGTTGGCGGGGGCACGATCGGCCTCCTCGCCGCTGCGGCCGCCCAGGACCAGGGTCTCGACGTCGATGTGGACACCCGGCACGACCACCAGCGGGACGCGGCCGAGCACTTGGGGTTCGGCAAGCCGGGCGACGGCTACGACGTGGTGATCGACGCGGCGGGAAGTGACACGAGCATCGCGCGGTCCGCGCAGGCGGCTCGGCGCGGAGGCCGGATCGTGCCACTGGGCGTGTACCTGGACTCCATCCCCGTCCCGGGCAGCGCCATCAGCCAGGTCAAGGAACTGTCCTACGTCAGCAGCGTCGCCTACGGCCGCCACGACGGCGTCCGCGAAGTCGAGGAAGTCGCGGCCATGCTGGCCACCAAGCCCGACATCGCCCGGACGCTCATCACCCACCGGTTCCCGATCGAGGACGCCAGGGAAGCGTTCCGAGTCGCGGCCGACCGCCGCGCCGGAGCGATCAAGGTGGTCATCGAACCCTGA
- a CDS encoding NAD(P)H-binding protein: protein MTTNGTTLVIGATGTTGSRTAAQLTAAGHRVKAASRRATPVADAEPVTFDWYDPATHAAALAGADRVYLIPPLGDSNPAATMLPFLRQARTAGVHRAVLLSSSAIPEGGPAVGTVHQALPDLVEQWAVLRPSWFMQNFTGTHAHAHGIRDEGIIWTATENGRVGFVDAEDIAAVAVRALTDEQAPNTDLVLTGPEALGHDDIATIITEVTGQSVVHRRLSYEQMRDRLTAEVPAEFAAMLAGMDRAIAEGAEDRVTDTVQRLTGRPPSTFRALVERETRCSS, encoded by the coding sequence CGGCACCACGCTGGTCATCGGCGCCACCGGCACCACCGGCAGCCGCACCGCAGCACAGCTGACGGCCGCGGGCCACCGCGTCAAAGCCGCCAGCCGCCGGGCCACCCCGGTCGCCGACGCCGAGCCGGTCACCTTCGACTGGTACGACCCCGCCACCCACGCGGCCGCCCTCGCCGGCGCCGACCGCGTCTACCTCATACCGCCCCTGGGCGACTCCAACCCCGCGGCGACCATGCTCCCGTTCCTCCGGCAGGCCCGCACCGCCGGTGTGCACCGCGCGGTGCTGCTGAGCTCCTCGGCCATCCCCGAGGGCGGCCCGGCGGTGGGAACGGTGCACCAGGCCCTGCCCGATCTCGTCGAACAGTGGGCGGTACTGCGGCCCTCGTGGTTCATGCAGAACTTCACCGGCACACACGCGCACGCCCACGGCATCCGCGACGAGGGCATCATCTGGACCGCCACCGAGAACGGCCGCGTCGGTTTCGTCGACGCGGAGGACATCGCGGCCGTCGCTGTACGCGCGCTGACCGACGAGCAGGCCCCCAACACCGATCTCGTCCTGACCGGACCCGAGGCACTCGGCCACGACGACATCGCCACGATCATCACCGAGGTCACCGGCCAGTCCGTCGTCCACCGCCGTCTGTCCTACGAGCAGATGCGCGATCGCCTCACAGCCGAGGTGCCGGCGGAGTTCGCCGCCATGCTGGCCGGCATGGACCGCGCCATCGCCGAAGGGGCGGAGGACCGCGTCACCGACACCGTCCAGCGGCTCACCGGTCGGCCCCCGTCCACCTTCCGGGCCCTCGTCGAGAGGGAGACGCGATGCAGCAGCTGA